In one Amaranthus tricolor cultivar Red isolate AtriRed21 chromosome 8, ASM2621246v1, whole genome shotgun sequence genomic region, the following are encoded:
- the LOC130821539 gene encoding uncharacterized protein LOC130821539 yields MAAFDGTSCPEAHLMAYKNLMLLFTTNPSLWCKFFPTTLTGVALTWYTSLLGGSIHNFAQLEGKFLGHFVASRRQEKSNFHLLSITQLKGESISSYLKKFHEAVLEVTDLEESVALNALINGMKAQRLKFQLVESQAHDPKKRRSNKKDLTSNHSSRSREEHSSKRKRNYLPRRPEPPKDIFFAIRDQLPNPPPTATPSDRRNYNLWCDYHKEHDHTLAQCRELKRILHQLADEGKLSRFINRKDYDAGREAERRPWNQRRRTSKRDEARRESSNTQATINMIFGGYTKEYPTIHAARNSVHTLLKGPPKAS; encoded by the exons atggcggccttcgatggaacGTCCTGCCCAGAGGCGCACCTAATGGCCTACAAGAACCTGATGCTGCTGTTTACCACTAACCCATCACTGTGGTGCAAgttcttcccaactactcttacgGGAGTAGCTCTGAcatggtacacctcccttctAGGGGGAAGTATCCACAACTTTGCTCAACTGGAAGGCAAGTTCCTGGGTCATTTTGTGGCGTCGAGAAGACAGGAAAAATCAAATTTCCATTTGCTCAGCATCACACAATTGAAAGGAGAGTCCATATCATCATACTTGAAAAAGTTCCATGAGGCGGTACTGGAAGTAACTGATTTGGAAGAGTCGGTTGCATTAAACGCCCTGATtaacggaatgaaggctcaaaggctgaagttccagttggtcgagaGCCAA gcacatgatCCTAAGAAACGAAGGTCGAATAAGAAGGATCTCACATCCAATCATTCCTCAAGGAGCAGAGAGGAACATTCATcaaagaggaaaagaaactACTTGCCGCGTCGTCCAGAACCTCC GAAGGACATATTCTTCGCCATCAGGGATCAATTGCCAAATCCACCTCCTACTGCCACCCCCTCGGATCGACGCAACTACAAtttgtggtgtgattaccacaaagagcatGACCACACTTTGGCCCAATGCCGCGAACTTAAACGTATCCTACATCAATTGGCTGATGAGGGGAAATTGTCCAGATTCATCAACCGGAAGGATTATGATGCTGGAAGAGAAGCAGAAAGGAGGCCGTGGAATCAAAGACGCAGAACCTCCAAAAGGGATGAGGccaggcgcgaaagttccaacacacaagcaactatcaacatgattttcgGAGGATACACTAAAGAATATCCTACCATCCACGCCGCAAGAAACAGCGTCCACACTCTGCTAAAAGGGCCCCCAAAAGCCTCATAA